The stretch of DNA GGAGCGCGAGATGAGGTGGTAGCGCGGCGGGCGGGTAGAGggaggagccgccgccgccgccgccgagatCCACATAGCATGACGGTTGTAAATTCCTGGTCAACATATAGTTTCCTATAGCCCAATTCTGAACGCGAGCCATATAGGAGTACAGTTCAGACACATTTACAGTTTAGAGGCAAATTAAACGGCAGAGGCACGCACCTCCATCGTCGACGGCGTCCACATCAACCCCTAGCTCCTCGACCAGGTACCCGCACACCCGTGGCCTTCCCTTCCCGGCAGCGAAGTGCAGCGCCACGAGACCTTGGTCCTTGGCCGCCTCCACGACCTCCCTGGGACGGCCTCTGCCCTGATTCAGATCTCTCACCAGCCCTGCGACGCGACGAATGGGAGAGTCAATGCCTCCCAGATCCAAACAAAACCCGCCCGGAATCGCCACGTACTCTTGAAGAGGCGGAGGTCGCCGCGGCTCGCCGCGTGGAGGAGTGGAAGCGATCCGTCGACGGGCGGAGGGGGCGGGCTAGGGTTTGGAGGGGCGGCGCGGTGCTTGGCTGAGGTGGCGGCGGGGTGACACCGCGCCATGGCGACCAGCGGTGGCGAGGTGGCGCTGTGGGatccgcggcggcggcggcggcgtccctGTCGATCCCAGATCGAGGCCGCTGGTGAGAGGAGAGAGAACTTTTTTCCTTTGCGATTCTGAAAACCGGTGGACGAAGGCGTGGGAGCGGGATGTGACGAAACAAAACCGACGAAAAAAAGCCGACGAAAAAAAACCATTGAAGGTGGGACGAAAAAAAAACCCGGAACGGAGACTACCAAACATTACAAGTAGAGATTGATTGGTTCGATTTTTTTTGCGTGGAGGGAACTACCTGAAAGGTGGGAGGAAGT from Triticum urartu cultivar G1812 chromosome 3, Tu2.1, whole genome shotgun sequence encodes:
- the LOC125544686 gene encoding uncharacterized protein LOC125544686, producing the protein MARCHPAATSAKHRAAPPNPSPPPPPVDGSLPLLHAASRGDLRLFKRLVRDLNQGRGRPREVVEAAKDQGLVALHFAAGKGRPRVCGYLVEELGVDVDAVDDGELGYRKLYVDQEFTTVMLCGSRRRRRRLLPLPARRATTSSRAPDMPRGREE